A region of Longimicrobiaceae bacterium DNA encodes the following proteins:
- a CDS encoding acyltransferase codes for MSDQRLSAAPTPGLANPTPWRGHIPALDGLRGVAILMVMFLHFQLDSPDTPLGRAYVYVVESGWAGVDLFFVLSGFLITGILYDSRSDEGYFRSFYARRALRIFPLYFGFLALRFFVAPWLFQPDWVDLHSPAAQQAWGWLYMTNLQIVLLGPGSEAPFTTHFWSLAIEEQFYLVWPAVVLLLPRRRLILLCCAMIVAALAVRLVVVYGVGALFWAYFFTPARMDALAMGALIALVVRSPGGWEALLRWRSPVLVLSAGALVGLHFWRGLGSRDEVILTVGLTVVGFFFAGVLVTAVGAEPGSRLQRAFANPVLRFFGHYSYSMYVFHLVVHRVLQRSFVDRGPVDVLGVPVPAQAVFMTAAFAITIVLSMASWHLFEKHFLGLKDRFPYGRKQPRDAPVAIGAPAVRLAGGGD; via the coding sequence ATGAGCGATCAGCGACTCTCCGCCGCACCCACCCCCGGGCTGGCGAACCCCACGCCCTGGAGGGGGCACATCCCGGCCCTGGACGGCCTTCGGGGTGTCGCCATCCTCATGGTGATGTTCCTCCACTTCCAGCTCGACAGCCCCGACACCCCCCTGGGGCGCGCGTACGTGTACGTGGTGGAGAGCGGGTGGGCGGGCGTGGACCTCTTCTTCGTGCTCTCCGGGTTCCTGATCACGGGGATCCTGTACGACAGCCGGAGCGACGAGGGGTACTTCCGGAGCTTCTACGCGCGCCGGGCGCTGCGGATCTTCCCGCTCTACTTCGGCTTTCTCGCGCTGCGCTTCTTCGTCGCGCCGTGGCTCTTCCAGCCGGACTGGGTGGACCTCCACAGCCCGGCCGCGCAGCAGGCGTGGGGCTGGCTCTACATGACCAACCTGCAGATCGTGCTGCTGGGGCCGGGATCGGAGGCGCCGTTCACCACGCACTTCTGGTCGCTCGCCATCGAGGAGCAGTTCTATCTGGTGTGGCCGGCCGTGGTCCTCCTCCTCCCCCGCCGCCGGCTGATCCTCCTCTGCTGCGCGATGATCGTGGCCGCGCTCGCCGTCCGGCTGGTGGTGGTGTACGGGGTCGGGGCCCTCTTCTGGGCGTACTTCTTCACGCCGGCCCGGATGGACGCCCTCGCGATGGGCGCCCTGATCGCGCTCGTGGTCCGGTCCCCGGGCGGATGGGAAGCCCTGCTGCGCTGGCGGAGCCCGGTGCTGGTCCTGTCCGCGGGAGCCCTGGTGGGACTGCACTTCTGGCGCGGGCTGGGCTCGCGCGACGAGGTCATCCTGACGGTGGGGCTCACCGTGGTGGGCTTCTTCTTCGCCGGCGTCCTGGTGACGGCGGTGGGGGCGGAGCCCGGATCGCGCCTGCAGCGGGCGTTCGCCAACCCGGTGCTCCGCTTCTTCGGGCATTACAGCTACTCGATGTACGTCTTCCACCTGGTCGTGCACCGGGTCCTCCAGCGGAGCTTCGTCGACCGCGGGCCGGTGGACGTCCTCGGCGTTCCCGTCCCGGCGCAGGCCGTTTTCATGACGGCCGCGTTCGCCATCACGATCGTGCTCTCCATGGCCAGCTGGCACCTCTTCGAGAAGCACTTCCTGGGGCTCAAGGACCGCTTCCCGTACGGCAGGAAGCAGCCGCGCGACGCGCCGGTGGCCATCGGGGCGCCCGCGGTGCGGCTCGCCGGAGGCGGCGACTGA
- a CDS encoding VanZ family protein, which produces MLAIVSVLVIASLTLFPTSDRSAGLTLCLFCGDRGLADAILNVLLFMPLGAGLALRGATLLAATLLGGVFTGGIEFLQSLIPGRDASLSDLLFNTLGCVLGAALLRSAPAWIDPGPGRARRLLAGALVLPLLLLVAGGLLLSPRPSRDVYAGQWTAELGHLESYRGRVTSAYVGEVHVPSRQMRAESERLRVLLEEGAPVRVSAVAGPPVPALAPIFSIYDDEEREIVLLGADREDAVFQFRTVGLALGMDRPSLRLPGAFHGVRPGDPLRMEVARAGRGYCFSVNAARSCAVGFTVTDTWRVFLALSSLGSGVRGAIGLAWLAALWVPAGFWIRGRRQALLAAASVATGLLLVPPVAGLLPTPLPALAAALVGLGVGALARRMLRRNLAPRELP; this is translated from the coding sequence GTGCTGGCGATCGTCTCAGTGCTCGTGATCGCGTCGCTGACCCTGTTCCCCACGAGCGACAGGTCCGCGGGGCTGACGCTCTGCCTGTTCTGTGGCGACCGCGGGCTCGCCGATGCGATCCTCAACGTCCTGCTGTTCATGCCGCTGGGCGCGGGGCTCGCTCTCCGCGGCGCGACCCTCCTGGCCGCGACTCTCCTGGGCGGCGTGTTCACCGGGGGGATCGAGTTCCTGCAGTCGCTGATCCCGGGGCGGGACGCGAGCCTGTCCGACCTGCTCTTCAACACGCTGGGGTGTGTCCTGGGCGCCGCGCTGCTCCGCTCGGCTCCGGCGTGGATCGACCCGGGACCGGGGCGTGCACGACGCCTCCTGGCCGGCGCGCTGGTGCTGCCACTCCTCCTCCTCGTTGCCGGAGGACTTCTCCTCTCTCCTCGGCCGTCGCGCGACGTCTATGCGGGCCAGTGGACGGCGGAGCTGGGGCACCTGGAAAGCTACCGCGGGCGCGTCACCTCGGCGTACGTCGGCGAGGTTCACGTTCCCTCGCGGCAGATGCGAGCGGAATCGGAGCGGCTTCGTGTGCTGCTCGAGGAGGGGGCGCCGGTCCGCGTCTCCGCGGTCGCCGGTCCGCCGGTTCCGGCGCTCGCGCCCATCTTCAGCATCTACGACGACGAGGAGCGCGAGATCGTCCTGCTGGGGGCGGACCGGGAGGACGCGGTGTTCCAGTTCCGCACGGTGGGGCTCGCCCTGGGGATGGACCGGCCCAGCCTCCGCCTCCCCGGTGCGTTCCACGGCGTCCGGCCGGGCGACCCCCTGCGCATGGAGGTCGCCCGCGCGGGGCGGGGGTACTGCTTCTCCGTAAACGCGGCCCGTTCGTGTGCCGTCGGCTTCACCGTCACCGACACCTGGCGGGTGTTCCTGGCGCTCTCCTCCCTCGGCAGCGGCGTGCGGGGGGCGATCGGGCTCGCGTGGCTCGCGGCACTCTGGGTGCCGGCGGGGTTCTGGATCCGCGGTCGGCGGCAGGCGCTCCTGGCCGCCGCCTCGGTCGCTACGGGCCTCCTCCTGGTGCCTCCCGTCGCGGGGCTCCTTCCGACCCCGCTCCCCGCGCTGGCGGCCGCGCTGGTGGGTCTCGGGGTCGGGGCGCTGGCGCGGAGGATGCTGCGCAGGAATCTCGCGCCGCGTGAGCTGCCGTAG
- a CDS encoding polysaccharide deacetylase family protein, with protein sequence MRRILKLSAEKVLCRSGLTRLARVCRRTGAVVLAYHNIVPDGESWEGDRSLHLPQREFARQLDLVQRTHDVVPLSSLSAAPRGGRPRVVITFDDAYQGAVTAGVEELSRRGLPATIFVTPGFLGGMSFWWDVLALPGDAGLAPELRDRCLTELRGCDVEIRRWAAERGHPIGKVAPHQTGATEVQLEAACRTGGITLGAHTWTHPNLTALRPGELEEELVRPLRWLRERFLGVLPWLTYPYGLTSPAVEEAARRAGYEGAFRVEGGWMPPRWTEARSHALPRSNVPAGASLENFEIRTSGLLSR encoded by the coding sequence TTGCGCAGGATTCTGAAGCTGTCGGCGGAGAAGGTCCTCTGCCGGAGCGGGTTGACGCGGCTGGCGCGGGTCTGCCGCCGGACCGGCGCGGTCGTCCTCGCCTACCACAACATCGTCCCGGACGGCGAGTCGTGGGAGGGAGACCGGAGCCTCCACCTCCCCCAGCGGGAGTTCGCGCGGCAGCTGGACCTCGTCCAGCGCACGCACGACGTCGTTCCGCTGTCGTCGCTCTCCGCCGCTCCGCGGGGCGGACGGCCCCGCGTGGTCATCACGTTCGACGACGCGTACCAGGGGGCGGTTACGGCAGGGGTGGAGGAGCTGTCCCGCCGCGGTCTGCCGGCGACGATCTTCGTCACTCCGGGGTTCCTCGGGGGGATGTCCTTCTGGTGGGACGTCCTGGCGCTGCCGGGCGACGCGGGGCTGGCGCCGGAGCTGCGGGACCGCTGCCTCACCGAGCTGCGCGGATGCGACGTCGAGATCCGGCGCTGGGCCGCGGAGCGTGGTCACCCGATCGGGAAGGTGGCGCCACACCAGACGGGGGCGACGGAGGTCCAGCTGGAAGCCGCTTGCCGGACCGGGGGGATCACGCTGGGCGCACACACCTGGACCCATCCCAACCTCACGGCGCTCCGCCCCGGGGAGCTGGAGGAGGAGCTGGTCCGTCCGCTCCGCTGGCTGCGCGAGCGCTTCCTGGGCGTGCTCCCGTGGCTCACCTATCCCTACGGCCTGACCTCCCCCGCGGTGGAAGAGGCGGCCCGGCGGGCGGGGTACGAGGGGGCGTTCCGGGTGGAGGGTGGGTGGATGCCGCCCCGCTGGACGGAGGCGCGGTCCCACGCGCTCCCCCGGTCGAACGTCCCCGCGGGCGCATCGCTGGAGAACTTCGAGATTCGCACCTCCGGCCTGCTCTCCCGCTAG